From Oncorhynchus nerka isolate Pitt River linkage group LG1, Oner_Uvic_2.0, whole genome shotgun sequence, the proteins below share one genomic window:
- the LOC115116611 gene encoding gamma-crystallin M2-like produces MGKITFYEDRNFQGRSYECSNDCTDLHSYFSRCNSIRVDSGCFMIYERPNYMGHQYYMRRGEYTDYQRWMGFSSCIRSCRMIPMYRGSYRMRIYEKADFSGHMMEFMDDCPCVSDRFHHRHIYSCNIMNGFWIFYEYPNYRGRQYFLRTGEYRRYREWCATCAIVGSFRRVTDF; encoded by the exons ATGGGCAAG ATTACATTTTACGAGGACAGGAACTTCCAAGGTCGTAGTTATGAGTGCAGCAATGACTGCACAGACCTGCACTCCTACTTCAGCCGCTGTAACTCCATCAGGGTGGATAGTGGCTGTTTTATGATCTATGAACGCCCCAACTACATGGGTCACCAGTATTACATGAGGAGGGGAGAGTATACTGATTACCAGCGTTGGATGGGCTTCAGCAGCTGTATCCGATCATGTCGTATGATTCCAATG TACCGGGGTTCATATAGGATGCGAATCTACGAGAAGGCCGATTTCAGTGGTCACATGATGGAATTCATGGatgactgtccctgtgtgtctgaTCGTTTCCACCACCGCCACATCTACTCCTGTAATATCATGAATGGCTTCTGGATCTTCTACGAGTATCCCAACTACCGGGGTCGACAGTACTTCCTGAGAACCGGAGAGTACAGGAGATACCGTGAATGGTGCGCCACCTGCGCCATTGTAGGCTCTTTCAGACGGGTCACTGACTTTTAG
- the LOC115116607 gene encoding gamma-crystallin M1-like, whose protein sequence is MGKITFYEDRNFQGRSYECMSDCPDISSYMSRCQSCRVESGCFMAYERASFMGQQFFMRRGEYPDMQRMISMGMMFDNIRSCRMIPQHRGSFRMRIYERENFGGQMHEMMDDCDSIQERYRMSDCQSCNVMDGHWLMYEQPHFRGRQMYMRPGEYRSFREMGMSGMKFMSMRRINDMCN, encoded by the exons ATGGGCAAG atTACCTTCTACGAGGACAGGAACTTCCAGGGCCGCTCCTATGAGTGCATGAGCGACTGCCCCGACATTTCCTCCTACATGTCCCGCTGCCAGTCCTGCAGAGTGGAGAGCGGCTGCTTCATGGCGTACGAGCGCGCCAGCTTCATGGGCCAACAGTTCTTCATGAGGAGGGGAGAGTACCCTGACATGCAGCGCATGATAAGCATGGGCATGATGTTTGACAACATCCGGTCCTGTAGAATGATCCCCCAG CACAGAGGATCCTTCAGGATGAGGATCTACGAGAGGGAGAACTTCGGAGGTCAGATGCACGAGATGATGGACGACTGTGACTCCATCCAGGAGCGTTACCGTATGTCAGACTGCCAGTCCTGCAACGTGATGGACGGCCACTGGCTGATGTACGAGCAGCCCCACTTCAGAGGCAGGCAGATGTACATGAGGCCTGGAGAGTACAGGAGCTTCAGAGAGATGGGCATGAGTGGCATGAAGTTTATGAGCATGAGGCGTATCAATGATATGTgcaattaa